One Acetobacterium sp. KB-1 DNA segment encodes these proteins:
- a CDS encoding P-II family nitrogen regulator, whose translation MNTLENTLKKSYEMLAVIVNFGVGSKVLHLGKKYGISGGTIFLGKGTQHCLLNDFFDICDERVEVVLMIAQTEKIESAAEAISQKFKFAKANHGIAFTAALNNFLGVRNCFYDKTHEEKGVNKTMYEAIFVIVDRGNAETVVGAAEAAGAKGGTIMNARGSGIHEYSKLFAMDIEPEKEVVMLILETAKTETVVNAIQDATEMSKPGNGIIFTIGVNRTYGLYQNNH comes from the coding sequence ATGAACACACTTGAAAACACACTAAAAAAAAGCTATGAAATGCTGGCTGTCATTGTCAATTTCGGCGTTGGTTCCAAGGTTTTGCATTTGGGAAAAAAATATGGAATTTCTGGGGGAACCATTTTTCTGGGAAAAGGCACCCAGCACTGTTTGCTCAACGATTTTTTTGATATCTGTGATGAACGGGTGGAAGTGGTTCTAATGATCGCCCAAACTGAAAAAATCGAATCAGCCGCTGAGGCGATTAGCCAGAAATTTAAATTCGCCAAAGCCAATCATGGCATTGCCTTTACGGCGGCGCTTAATAATTTTTTAGGCGTTCGAAATTGTTTCTATGATAAAACGCATGAAGAAAAAGGAGTCAATAAAACAATGTATGAAGCGATATTTGTGATTGTCGATCGCGGCAATGCTGAAACGGTTGTCGGTGCAGCAGAAGCAGCCGGTGCTAAGGGTGGAACCATCATGAATGCCCGAGGCTCGGGAATTCATGAGTATTCAAAACTCTTTGCCATGGATATTGAACCGGAAAAAGAAGTAGTAATGCTAATCCTGGAAACTGCGAAAACAGAAACAGTCGTCAACGCTATTCAGGACGCTACTGAAATGAGCAAACCCGGGAATGGGATTATTTTTACCATTGGTGTAAACCGAACCTATGGGCTGTACCAGAACAATCATTAA
- a CDS encoding TetR/AcrR family transcriptional regulator: MTKRNTREIILEEALNLFSVKGYQSVTVKEIAQAVGIKDSSLYKHFASKQAIYDTLLTWMNEKFEETVTFYRLPQGELESVAREYGRNDLVWLKKACEAVFLFFLKDPQASKFRKMLTIEQYKNSDAAKTLCSWFFNDAIQFQTDLFTEMIRQGTFKEGPPQIMALQFYSPFYTLLCQYDSMPEKEDEAMALLIAHIEQFASIYQIRNEES; encoded by the coding sequence ATGACAAAACGCAATACCAGAGAAATAATATTAGAGGAAGCACTGAATCTGTTTTCGGTAAAAGGCTATCAAAGTGTGACGGTTAAAGAAATCGCCCAGGCAGTGGGAATTAAAGACAGCTCACTGTATAAGCATTTTGCCAGTAAGCAGGCCATTTATGACACCTTGCTTACGTGGATGAATGAAAAATTTGAAGAAACCGTAACCTTTTACCGGTTGCCTCAGGGTGAGTTAGAAAGTGTCGCCAGGGAATATGGCCGCAATGATCTGGTCTGGCTTAAAAAAGCCTGTGAGGCTGTTTTTCTTTTTTTTCTTAAAGATCCACAGGCATCAAAGTTTCGTAAAATGTTAACCATCGAGCAGTATAAAAACAGTGATGCAGCTAAGACATTATGCAGTTGGTTTTTTAATGACGCCATCCAGTTTCAAACTGATTTATTTACTGAGATGATCAGGCAGGGAACCTTTAAAGAAGGTCCGCCCCAGATTATGGCGTTGCAGTTTTATTCACCATTTTACACGCTTTTATGCCAATACGATAGTATGCCGGAAAAAGAAGACGAAGCAATGGCTCTGCTGATAGCACACATCGAACAATTTGCATCAATTTATCAAATAAGAAATGAGGAAAGCTGA
- a CDS encoding radical SAM/SPASM domain-containing protein — protein MNLNSMMDQGITQIMKTAGRFYLGNNKGRAFLMSVLPEMAKSTARRKKQEKEGLHVPPFLIASIASQCNLHCAGCYARAGGGCGTTTGKAEMKAGQWGNIFDQAGRLGVAFILLAGGEPFLRRDILTLAGEYPNIIFPIFTNGTMLDQETIAFLDQHRNLIPIFSIEGNAEETDSRRGVGTYEQIEAAMAALKKRKILFGASITVTKENMGLVTRKNFLEALEDKGCGVSLYIEYVPAEEGTEYLELGEAEIKQLQEICIQLKKNFSKMVILSFPGDEEEMGGCLASGRGFFHINPYGDAEPCPFSPYAIQNLTSDSVEAVLRSQYFFDLREIAKSAGNHGGCTLFEVKDQVEELLA, from the coding sequence ATGAATTTAAATAGTATGATGGACCAGGGAATCACCCAAATCATGAAAACCGCCGGTCGATTCTATCTGGGGAATAACAAAGGCCGCGCATTTTTGATGAGCGTTCTACCGGAGATGGCAAAAAGCACGGCCAGAAGAAAAAAACAGGAAAAAGAAGGCTTGCATGTGCCGCCATTTCTGATCGCCAGTATCGCTTCCCAATGTAATCTGCACTGTGCCGGATGTTATGCCAGGGCTGGCGGAGGCTGTGGTACAACGACTGGCAAAGCGGAGATGAAGGCCGGTCAATGGGGAAATATTTTTGACCAGGCGGGGCGCCTTGGGGTCGCTTTTATTCTGCTGGCTGGTGGAGAACCTTTTTTACGCCGGGATATTCTTACGCTGGCCGGGGAGTATCCAAACATCATCTTTCCGATCTTTACCAATGGTACCATGTTGGATCAGGAGACCATTGCATTTCTTGATCAACATCGCAATCTGATCCCCATTTTCAGTATCGAAGGCAATGCCGAAGAAACCGATTCCCGCCGCGGGGTGGGTACCTATGAGCAGATTGAAGCGGCCATGGCAGCCTTGAAAAAGCGCAAAATCCTGTTTGGGGCATCGATTACGGTGACTAAAGAAAACATGGGGCTGGTAACCAGAAAGAATTTTCTTGAAGCTTTGGAGGACAAAGGCTGCGGCGTCAGCCTGTATATTGAATATGTCCCGGCAGAAGAGGGAACCGAATATCTGGAATTGGGAGAAGCAGAGATTAAGCAATTACAGGAAATTTGTATACAATTGAAAAAAAACTTTAGTAAGATGGTGATTCTATCATTCCCCGGCGACGAGGAGGAAATGGGCGGATGTCTGGCTTCGGGACGGGGATTTTTTCATATTAATCCCTATGGTGATGCCGAGCCCTGCCCCTTTTCACCCTATGCCATTCAAAACCTGACCAGTGATTCGGTGGAAGCTGTGCTTCGCTCCCAGTATTTTTTCGATCTCCGGGAGATTGCTAAAAGTGCCGGAAACCATGGCGGATGTACCTTGTTTGAGGTGAAAGATCAGGTTGAAGAATTGTTGGCATAA
- a CDS encoding DUF1538 domain-containing protein, with protein MSILFEKFREVLVSVLPITLIVVILSFTLVSIEVPIMLRFLLGALFIVVGLTIFLFGVDLGIAPIGNLMGTHITKSNKVWIVIVSGLLLGFFISVAEPDLHILAGQVALVSANVITKTEIIIYVSVGIALLLTVGFLRIIYNKSLSILLTILYGLILIVSLFTNEAFLAISFDASGATTGAMTVPFILALSMGISSLKRGRASEDDSFGLVGIASTGAILAVMLMSVLKGTKEIGGSLDSELSDSTAVFLPFIQKLPTMLYEVALALLPIVIVFVVFQMLAFKLKKKPLKRIIKGLIYTLIGLVLFLTGVNAGFMEVGTLVGYTIANFDNKAILVGIGGLLGLVVILAEPAVYVLTKQIEDVTSGYLKRRVVLVALSLGVSLAVGLSMLRIVIPEIKLWHYLLPGYLLAIVLSYLVPKLFVGMSFDSGGVSSGPMTATFILAFAQGAAASIEGANVLIDGFGLIAMVALMPIIALEILGLIFKIKTVKGGIFEDEHT; from the coding sequence ATTAGCATTCTTTTCGAGAAATTCAGAGAGGTTCTGGTTTCAGTCTTGCCGATTACGCTAATTGTCGTTATTCTAAGTTTTACTCTCGTTTCCATTGAAGTCCCGATTATGTTGCGCTTTCTGCTGGGTGCACTCTTTATTGTCGTTGGTCTGACGATTTTTCTCTTCGGCGTGGATCTGGGTATTGCACCAATTGGAAATTTGATGGGAACGCATATTACCAAAAGCAATAAGGTCTGGATTGTCATTGTTTCAGGCTTACTGCTTGGTTTTTTTATCTCCGTTGCCGAACCCGACCTCCATATTCTAGCTGGTCAGGTAGCCCTTGTTTCTGCCAATGTTATTACTAAAACTGAAATCATTATCTATGTGTCCGTTGGAATCGCCTTACTGTTAACCGTTGGTTTTTTAAGAATTATTTATAACAAATCTTTAAGTATTCTGTTGACCATCCTATATGGGCTGATTCTAATCGTTTCTCTTTTTACCAACGAAGCATTTCTGGCCATTTCATTTGACGCCTCTGGAGCCACCACTGGGGCGATGACCGTTCCCTTTATTCTGGCTCTATCGATGGGGATCTCTTCATTAAAAAGGGGACGCGCCTCCGAGGATGACAGCTTTGGTCTGGTTGGCATTGCCTCCACCGGTGCCATTCTTGCGGTGATGCTGATGAGTGTGTTAAAGGGGACCAAAGAAATAGGCGGCAGCCTTGACAGTGAATTGTCCGATTCAACCGCTGTTTTCCTGCCATTTATCCAAAAGCTGCCGACCATGCTTTACGAAGTCGCCCTGGCCCTTTTGCCGATTGTCATTGTCTTTGTTGTTTTTCAGATGCTCGCCTTTAAACTAAAAAAGAAGCCCCTTAAACGAATCATCAAAGGCCTGATTTATACCCTAATTGGTCTGGTTCTTTTTTTAACTGGCGTTAACGCCGGGTTTATGGAAGTGGGAACCCTGGTCGGTTATACCATTGCTAACTTTGATAATAAAGCCATCCTGGTTGGCATTGGCGGTCTGCTTGGACTGGTGGTGATTCTGGCTGAACCGGCGGTTTATGTCCTTACCAAGCAAATTGAAGATGTCACCAGCGGCTACCTAAAACGACGGGTCGTACTGGTTGCCTTATCCCTGGGGGTATCTCTCGCTGTAGGCTTGTCGATGTTGCGCATCGTCATTCCGGAAATCAAACTCTGGCACTATCTGTTGCCGGGTTATCTTCTTGCCATTGTTCTAAGCTATCTGGTACCGAAGCTTTTTGTGGGGATGTCTTTTGACTCTGGCGGGGTATCATCCGGCCCCATGACGGCTACCTTTATTCTTGCTTTTGCCCAAGGTGCCGCCGCATCCATCGAAGGAGCGAATGTACTGATAGACGGTTTTGGACTAATTGCCATGGTGGCCCTGATGCCAATCATTGCTTTGGAGATTCTAGGCCTGATCTTCAAAATAAAAACGGTAAAAGGAGGCATTTTCGAAGATGAACACACTTGA